One Thermoflexus sp. genomic region harbors:
- a CDS encoding MFS transporter — MGWGRGNPLQGLRSSPPRRVQLELTPEGHALLEALFQEASLWLQERLAPLPREELESLLFALKILRRIRTHGLISFVSAMPVPLVSPWAGIVADQVPKRNLLLLTQSTMMALVLSALAFPGRIQPWHIVALSFLLGLANTFDAPACQAFVIELVGREDLMNAIALNSALFNSARIIGPSLAGIVLAAFGPAWCFLLNGISFLAVIFGLTRMRVSDHPGPGVEHSPLTQLREGFQYVWRHRTVRRLIFMVAVSNLFASGYSVLLPAFARDVLGGSEITLGLLTTAVGVGSLLVAVLRRPGYAGLLLRAASLLFPGLVVGLAFASQLPLAMLLLVGIGVGFAVQNALANTMIQHLIPDALRGRVMSFYTLVFFGLFPVGALLSGGLAQALGVSIRIAMGGGVGSGSGDHRPSIPGSPCQGPEPLSPALHSPPKGWVEAERSLHMHGYSEGSHRSSGDRRSSGRAAKAPRGIARRGPSLSYRCEGQIVDIDRRIG, encoded by the coding sequence ATGGGCTGGGGAAGAGGGAACCCTCTGCAAGGCCTTCGAAGCAGTCCCCCCAGGCGCGTGCAGCTGGAGCTCACCCCGGAAGGGCATGCCCTCCTGGAGGCCCTCTTCCAGGAGGCCAGCCTCTGGTTACAGGAGCGTCTGGCACCGCTGCCACGCGAGGAGCTGGAAAGCCTCCTCTTCGCGCTGAAGATCCTGAGGAGGATCCGTACCCATGGCCTGATCAGCTTCGTCTCCGCGATGCCCGTTCCCCTGGTCTCCCCGTGGGCAGGGATCGTGGCCGATCAGGTTCCCAAACGGAACCTGCTCCTTCTCACCCAATCCACGATGATGGCCCTGGTTCTGTCCGCGCTGGCCTTCCCGGGACGGATCCAGCCCTGGCATATCGTGGCGCTCTCCTTCTTACTGGGCCTGGCGAACACTTTTGACGCGCCGGCCTGCCAAGCCTTCGTTATTGAACTGGTGGGGCGGGAGGACCTCATGAACGCCATCGCTCTGAATTCCGCTCTGTTCAACTCCGCCCGGATCATCGGCCCTTCCCTGGCTGGGATCGTCTTGGCGGCCTTCGGCCCCGCCTGGTGCTTCCTCCTGAACGGGATCAGCTTCCTGGCTGTCATCTTCGGGCTCACACGCATGCGGGTTTCCGATCATCCCGGGCCGGGCGTGGAGCATTCCCCGCTGACTCAGCTTCGCGAAGGCTTTCAGTATGTCTGGCGCCATCGAACCGTTCGGAGGCTGATCTTCATGGTGGCGGTCTCGAATCTCTTCGCCTCCGGTTATTCAGTTCTGCTCCCCGCCTTTGCCCGGGATGTGCTGGGAGGGTCCGAGATCACCCTCGGGCTGTTGACCACGGCCGTGGGGGTGGGATCGCTGCTTGTGGCCGTATTGCGCAGGCCGGGCTATGCGGGACTTCTGCTCCGGGCAGCCAGCCTCCTCTTCCCCGGGCTGGTGGTCGGCCTGGCCTTCGCATCCCAATTGCCCCTGGCCATGCTCCTCCTGGTGGGAATCGGCGTGGGATTTGCCGTGCAAAACGCCCTGGCGAACACGATGATCCAGCATCTCATCCCGGATGCGCTGCGGGGACGGGTGATGAGCTTCTACACGCTGGTCTTCTTCGGCCTCTTCCCGGTCGGCGCGCTGCTCTCGGGAGGGCTGGCACAGGCGCTGGGGGTATCCATCCGCATCGCGATGGGCGGAGGGGTGGGCTCTGGCTCCGGAGATCATCGCCCTTCGATCCCCGGATCCCCCTGTCAGGGCCCTGAACCTCTCTCTCCGGCGCTTCATTCTCCGCCTAAGGGGTGGGTGGAGGCGGAACGATCGTTACACATGCATGGTTATTCTGAGGGTTCGCATCGCTCGTCAGGAGATAGACGCAGTTCTGGAAGGGCTGCAAAGGCACCGCGGGGAATTGCACGACGAGGCCCATCCCTATCGTACCGTTGTGAGGGACAGATTGTGGATATCGATCGCCGCATCGGATGA